A window from gamma proteobacterium SS-5 encodes these proteins:
- a CDS encoding PIN domain-containing protein, with translation MGPVYLLDTSALLTARDKEPGWERVAELLYAAWDGKTICLGCFITLMEVYYRVWKDENTLAGRSAYQGCLALPIQWVHESPALLERAAMLKATHRLSLADAWIAAAALESEAILIHKDPEFESLESVAQERLPYK, from the coding sequence GTGGGCCCTGTTTATCTGCTGGACACCTCTGCCTTGCTCACTGCTCGTGATAAGGAACCGGGTTGGGAGCGGGTAGCTGAGTTGCTCTATGCGGCGTGGGACGGAAAAACTATTTGCTTGGGCTGTTTCATTACTCTGATGGAAGTCTATTACCGGGTCTGGAAAGACGAAAATACGCTGGCTGGGCGGAGCGCCTACCAAGGCTGTTTGGCCTTGCCCATTCAGTGGGTTCATGAGTCCCCTGCCTTATTAGAGCGTGCGGCAATGCTGAAGGCGACACACCGGCTTTCTCTTGCAGATGCCTGGATTGCCGCTGCCGCACTGGAGTCTGAGGCCATACTGATTCACAAGGATCCAGAGTTTGAGTCATTGGAATCTGTTGCACAGGAGCGGCTACCCTATAAATGA
- a CDS encoding PilT/PilU family type 4a pilus ATPase, translating into MAVDLPKILQIMVKNDGADVFFHTGAKITIKTPNGFAQLGERLQPGETEQAVRENLPEKKFAELEKTGELDFSLAYRGIGRFRGNAFRQRGEISLVLRQIPTEVPTIDQLGLPEVLKKLMMEKNGLIIVVGATGSGKSTSLAAMIDHVNSNKACHILTLEDPIEFMHNHKKSIVAQREIGSDTESFSAGMKSALREAPNVILLGEIRDVETMEYSLKFANTGHLALSTLHANNSSLAIERMLGFYDGSEREALAQRVAQNLKAIVCQRLVPKIGGGKKAVIEIMVNTPRIADLIEKMELGEIKEMVEKGTNYGMQSFDQHLVQLFFDGIIEEQTVYDYADSVANAKLKIRAEETGKRIAEGAGAGDDSKVLGGLSGISLIDKDEDKKGG; encoded by the coding sequence ATGGCCGTAGATCTACCCAAAATCCTACAGATCATGGTGAAAAACGACGGTGCCGACGTGTTTTTCCATACCGGTGCCAAGATCACCATCAAGACCCCCAACGGCTTTGCCCAGCTGGGGGAGAGGCTGCAACCGGGCGAGACCGAACAGGCGGTACGAGAGAATCTGCCGGAAAAGAAATTCGCCGAGCTGGAAAAGACCGGCGAGTTGGACTTCTCACTGGCCTATCGCGGCATCGGCCGCTTCCGTGGTAACGCCTTCCGCCAGCGTGGCGAGATCTCCCTGGTGCTGCGCCAGATCCCCACCGAGGTACCCACCATCGATCAACTCGGCCTGCCCGAGGTGTTGAAGAAGCTAATGATGGAGAAGAACGGCCTGATCATCGTCGTGGGTGCAACGGGCTCAGGTAAGTCCACCTCCCTGGCAGCCATGATCGACCACGTCAACAGCAACAAGGCCTGCCATATCCTGACCCTGGAAGACCCCATCGAATTCATGCACAACCACAAGAAATCCATCGTCGCCCAGCGCGAGATCGGCAGCGATACCGAATCCTTCAGCGCCGGCATGAAATCGGCCCTGCGCGAGGCCCCTAACGTCATCCTGCTGGGGGAAATCCGCGACGTGGAGACCATGGAGTATTCGCTGAAATTCGCCAACACCGGCCACCTGGCGTTATCCACCCTGCACGCCAACAACTCCTCCCTGGCGATCGAGCGTATGCTCGGCTTCTACGACGGCAGCGAGCGCGAGGCCCTGGCCCAGCGCGTGGCGCAGAACCTCAAGGCCATCGTCTGTCAGCGCCTGGTACCCAAGATCGGCGGCGGCAAGAAGGCGGTGATCGAGATCATGGTGAACACCCCGCGCATCGCCGACCTGATCGAAAAAATGGAGCTGGGCGAGATCAAGGAGATGGTGGAAAAGGGCACGAACTACGGTATGCAGTCCTTCGACCAGCACCTGGTACAACTGTTTTTTGATGGCATCATCGAGGAGCAGACGGTATATGACTACGCCGATTCGGTGGCCAACGCCAAGCTCAAGATCCGCGCCGAGGAGACCGGCAAGCGCATTGCCGAAGGGGCCGGGGCCGGTGACGACAGCAAGGTACTCGGCGGCCTGTCCGGCATCTCCCTGATCGACAAGGATGAAGACAAGAAGGGGGGCTGA
- the icd gene encoding NADP-dependent isocitrate dehydrogenase: MAYDKIQVPAAGTKISLNPDQSLNVPNNPIIPYIEGDGIGVDITPVMIKVIDAAVAKAYGGERQIAWMEIFAGEKANKLYGGDTWLPEETFEAVREFVVSIKGPLTTPVGGGIRSLNVSLRQVLDLYVCLRPIRYYAGTPSPLKKPELTDMVIFRENSEDIYAGVEWAAESAEARKLIGFLQHEMEVKKIRFPETSGIGIKPVSREGTERLVRKALQYCIDNDRDSLTLVHKGNIMKFTEGAFKDWGYALAKSEFGAVEIDGGPWCRFTNPNTGKEIVVKDVIADAFLQQILLRPAEYDVIATMNLNGDYISDALAAQVGGIGIAPGANLSDTVAMFEATHGTAPKYAGQDKVNPGSLILSAEMMLRHMGWVEAADLVVKAMGAAISAKTVTYDFERLMEGAKLLSCSAFGEAMIGQM; encoded by the coding sequence ATGGCCTACGATAAGATCCAGGTACCCGCAGCAGGCACCAAGATCAGCCTCAACCCGGACCAGTCCCTCAATGTGCCGAACAATCCCATCATCCCCTACATCGAGGGCGATGGCATTGGCGTGGATATCACCCCGGTGATGATCAAGGTGATCGACGCGGCGGTGGCCAAGGCCTATGGCGGCGAGCGCCAGATCGCCTGGATGGAGATCTTTGCCGGTGAGAAGGCGAACAAGCTGTACGGTGGCGATACCTGGCTGCCGGAGGAAACCTTCGAAGCGGTGCGGGAGTTTGTGGTCTCCATCAAGGGCCCGCTGACCACGCCGGTGGGTGGTGGTATCCGCTCCCTGAACGTCAGCCTGCGCCAGGTTCTGGACCTGTACGTCTGCCTGCGGCCGATACGCTACTACGCCGGCACCCCCAGCCCGTTAAAAAAACCGGAGCTGACCGACATGGTCATCTTCCGCGAGAACTCCGAGGACATCTACGCCGGGGTGGAGTGGGCCGCCGAGAGCGCCGAGGCACGCAAGCTGATCGGCTTTTTGCAGCACGAGATGGAGGTGAAGAAGATCCGCTTCCCCGAGACCTCCGGCATCGGCATCAAGCCCGTCTCCCGCGAGGGCACCGAACGTCTGGTGCGCAAGGCGTTGCAGTACTGCATCGACAACGACCGCGATTCCCTGACCCTGGTACACAAGGGCAATATCATGAAATTCACCGAGGGGGCCTTCAAGGACTGGGGCTATGCCTTGGCCAAGAGCGAGTTCGGCGCGGTGGAGATCGACGGCGGCCCTTGGTGTCGCTTCACGAACCCCAACACGGGCAAGGAGATCGTCGTCAAGGACGTGATCGCCGATGCCTTCCTGCAGCAGATCCTGCTGCGCCCGGCGGAGTACGACGTGATCGCCACCATGAATCTCAATGGCGACTATATCTCCGATGCCCTGGCGGCCCAGGTGGGTGGCATCGGCATCGCCCCCGGCGCCAATCTGTCGGATACGGTCGCCATGTTCGAGGCCACCCACGGCACCGCGCCCAAGTATGCCGGGCAGGACAAGGTCAACCCCGGCTCGCTGATCCTGTCGGCGGAGATGATGCTGCGCCACATGGGCTGGGTCGAGGCGGCGGATCTGGTGGTCAAGGCGATGGGCGCGGCCATCTCGGCCAAGACGGTGACCTATGACTTCGAGCGGCTGATGGAGGGGGCCAAACTGCTGTCCTGCTCCGCGTTCGGCGAGGCCATGATCGGGCAGATGTAG
- a CDS encoding cold shock domain-containing protein has product MPTGIVKWFNNVKGYGFVVPDNSEQDIFVHFSSIAMDGYKTLQEGQRVQFEVTEGPKGLHAVSLEAV; this is encoded by the coding sequence ATGCCTACTGGAATCGTCAAGTGGTTCAATAACGTCAAGGGCTATGGATTCGTCGTGCCCGATAATAGCGAACAGGACATCTTTGTCCATTTCTCCTCCATCGCCATGGATGGATACAAGACCCTGCAAGAGGGTCAGCGGGTGCAGTTTGAGGTCACCGAAGGCCCCAAGGGCCTGCACGCCGTTTCCCTGGAGGCGGTGTAA
- the clpS gene encoding ATP-dependent Clp protease adapter ClpS — MADLDDDEQQQGDLAVEEARPEIKQPPLFKVLLLNDDYTPMEFVVHVLESFFTMRREKATQIMLHVHTRGVGICGVFTREIAETKVQQVNDYARANQHPLMCSMEEA; from the coding sequence ATGGCCGATTTAGACGACGATGAGCAACAACAGGGTGATCTTGCCGTAGAAGAGGCGAGGCCCGAGATCAAGCAGCCGCCGCTGTTCAAGGTGCTGCTGCTCAATGATGACTACACCCCGATGGAGTTCGTGGTCCATGTCCTGGAGAGCTTCTTCACCATGCGAAGGGAAAAGGCAACGCAAATCATGTTGCATGTACATACCCGAGGCGTCGGCATCTGCGGCGTCTTTACCCGTGAGATCGCCGAAACCAAGGTGCAGCAGGTGAACGACTACGCCCGCGCCAACCAACACCCCCTGATGTGCAGCATGGAGGAGGCCTGA
- the clpA gene encoding ATP-dependent Clp protease ATP-binding subunit ClpA → MLGKDLDFSLARAYNEAKGKRHEFLTIEHLLLALLDNPSSLEVLRACGANLDQLRADLTRFLDETTPVIPERDKRDTQPTLGFQRVLQRAVFHVQSAERNEVTGANVLVAIYSEQDSQAVFFLHQQDVQRLDVVNYLSHGISKQMPESNRDLSRPEQEGAAFTAEDDERETASPSALDSYAVNLNVLAMRGRIDPLIGRNQEVERSIQILCRRRKNNPLLVGDAGVGKTAIAEGLALKIVEEEVPDVLLDCTIYSLDLGALVAGTKYRGDFEKRLKAVLAQFKKEPDAILFIDEIHTLIGAGSASGGSMDASNLIKPMLASGELRCIGSTTYEEFRGIFEKDHALARRFQKIDVAEPSIEETKEILKGLRPRFEEHHQVRYTDAALSAAAELAGRYINDRHLPDKAIDVIDEAGAALRLLAEDERPEVIDMSHVEAVVAKIARIPPKSVSASDTEGLKNLDRDLKMVVFGQDQAIDSLVAAIRMNRSGLGGAERPVGSFLFAGPTGVGKTEVTRQLARILGIELIRFDMSEYMERHTVSRLIGAPPGYVGYDQGGLLTEAVTKTPHAVLLLDEIEKAHADVFNLLLQVMDHGTLTDNNGRKADFRNIILVMTTNAGAEVMSRASIGFTHQDHSSDGLEAIKRHFSPEFRNRLDSLVQFGALGSEEIAGVVEKFIFELEGQLEERHVSLSLSNEAKVWLAEKGYDPKMGARPMARLIQEQIKKPLAEELLFGRLRQGGRVRVLRGEEGLSFEIAGLMQEAETEQPLTLH, encoded by the coding sequence ATGCTCGGCAAAGACCTGGATTTCTCTCTGGCCCGCGCCTACAACGAGGCCAAGGGCAAGCGGCATGAATTTCTCACCATAGAACACCTGCTGCTGGCCCTGCTGGACAACCCCTCCTCGCTGGAGGTGCTCAGGGCCTGCGGTGCCAATCTGGACCAGTTGCGCGCCGATTTGACCCGTTTTCTGGATGAGACCACGCCGGTGATCCCGGAGCGGGACAAGCGCGACACCCAGCCCACCCTGGGCTTTCAGCGGGTATTGCAGCGTGCCGTGTTCCATGTGCAATCGGCCGAGCGCAATGAGGTCACCGGGGCCAATGTGCTGGTGGCCATCTACAGCGAGCAGGACTCCCAGGCGGTATTCTTTCTGCACCAGCAGGACGTGCAGCGGCTGGACGTGGTCAATTATCTGTCCCACGGCATCTCCAAGCAGATGCCCGAGAGCAACCGCGACCTGTCCCGGCCGGAGCAGGAGGGGGCCGCCTTCACCGCCGAGGACGACGAGCGTGAAACGGCCAGCCCCAGCGCCCTGGACAGCTACGCGGTCAATCTCAATGTCCTGGCCATGCGCGGTCGCATCGACCCCCTCATCGGCCGCAATCAGGAGGTGGAGCGCAGCATCCAGATCCTCTGCCGACGACGCAAGAACAACCCCCTGCTGGTGGGCGATGCCGGGGTGGGCAAGACCGCCATCGCCGAGGGCCTGGCGCTGAAGATCGTCGAAGAGGAGGTGCCTGACGTACTGCTCGATTGCACCATCTACTCCCTGGACCTGGGTGCCCTGGTGGCCGGCACCAAGTACCGGGGCGACTTTGAAAAGCGCCTCAAGGCGGTGCTGGCGCAGTTCAAGAAAGAGCCCGATGCCATCCTCTTCATCGACGAGATCCACACCCTGATCGGGGCCGGCTCCGCCTCCGGTGGATCCATGGACGCCTCCAACCTGATCAAGCCCATGCTCGCCTCGGGCGAGCTGCGCTGCATTGGTTCCACCACCTACGAGGAGTTTCGCGGCATCTTCGAGAAGGACCATGCCCTGGCGCGGCGCTTCCAGAAGATCGACGTGGCCGAGCCCAGCATCGAAGAGACCAAGGAGATCCTCAAAGGCCTGCGGCCGCGTTTCGAGGAGCACCATCAGGTGCGCTACACCGATGCCGCCCTGTCGGCGGCGGCGGAGCTGGCCGGGCGTTATATCAATGACCGCCACCTGCCGGACAAGGCGATTGACGTGATCGACGAGGCCGGCGCGGCCCTGCGCCTGCTGGCGGAGGACGAACGGCCAGAGGTGATCGACATGTCCCATGTGGAGGCGGTGGTGGCCAAGATCGCCCGCATCCCGCCGAAGAGCGTCAGCGCCTCGGATACCGAGGGCCTGAAAAACCTGGACCGCGACCTGAAGATGGTGGTGTTCGGCCAGGATCAGGCCATCGACAGCCTGGTGGCCGCCATCCGCATGAACCGCTCCGGCCTGGGCGGGGCGGAAAGGCCGGTGGGTTCCTTCCTCTTCGCCGGCCCCACCGGGGTAGGCAAGACCGAGGTCACCCGCCAGCTGGCTCGGATTCTGGGCATAGAGCTGATCCGCTTCGATATGTCGGAATACATGGAGCGACACACGGTATCACGCCTGATCGGCGCGCCGCCGGGCTATGTCGGCTACGATCAGGGCGGCCTGCTCACCGAGGCGGTGACCAAGACCCCCCACGCGGTGCTGCTGCTGGACGAGATCGAAAAGGCCCATGCCGATGTGTTCAACCTGCTGCTGCAGGTGATGGACCACGGCACCCTGACCGATAACAATGGCCGCAAGGCGGATTTCCGCAACATCATCCTGGTGATGACCACCAACGCCGGGGCCGAGGTGATGAGTCGCGCCTCCATCGGCTTCACCCATCAGGACCATTCCAGCGACGGCCTGGAGGCGATCAAGCGCCACTTCAGCCCGGAGTTTCGCAATCGCCTGGACAGCCTGGTGCAGTTTGGTGCCCTGGGCAGCGAGGAGATCGCCGGGGTGGTGGAGAAGTTCATCTTTGAGCTGGAGGGACAGCTGGAGGAGCGCCATGTCTCCCTCAGCCTGAGTAATGAGGCCAAGGTCTGGCTGGCGGAAAAGGGCTATGACCCGAAGATGGGAGCACGCCCCATGGCGCGACTGATCCAGGAGCAGATCAAAAAGCCCCTGGCGGAGGAATTGCTGTTTGGCCGCCTCAGGCAGGGCGGCAGGGTCAGGGTGCTGCGCGGGGAGGAGGGCTTGAGCTTCGAGATAGCCGGGCTGATGCAGGAGGCGGAAACGGAACAGCCACTGACCCTGCACTGA
- the infA gene encoding translation initiation factor IF-1, whose amino-acid sequence MAKEDVIEMDGTVIDTLPNTTFRVELENGHVVTAHISGKMRKHYIRILTGDKVKVELTPYDLSKGRITYRER is encoded by the coding sequence ATGGCAAAAGAAGATGTAATCGAAATGGACGGCACGGTGATCGACACCCTGCCCAATACCACCTTTCGCGTGGAACTGGAAAACGGTCATGTAGTCACGGCGCACATCTCGGGCAAGATGCGCAAACACTACATCCGCATCCTCACCGGTGACAAGGTCAAGGTGGAGCTGACCCCCTACGACCTGAGCAAGGGCCGTATCACCTATCGGGAACGCTGA
- a CDS encoding EAL domain-containing protein: MSDDPDLQSLRSQASELTAPPSLNEIEHLTPHQIQGLMHDLRVHQIELEMQNEELRKTQSVLSASRDKFSQLFDAAPVGYCTLDAKGLILECNHALCQLLGLERIKLLRYPLGQFVEASNLSILHHLLHSDQVTMEQALLFSHPQRTLPLHLLLNLHRISNPLEGSEATWLVALSDISQLQELALQLKIKGRALESTLEGVMITDNQLKICYVNPAFEKTTGYSQAQALGKTPDLLKSGKHTPTFYADMWNRLNQEGCWHGEVWNRRANGEIYPEWLSISTILGDKRQPQYYVGVFSDISREESTRRRLHQLAYFDGITELPNRHLFMDRLNQELAHARRNRGAFALLFMDLDRFKSINDTLGHTVGDELLLQVSRRLARTLRENDTVARMGGDEFLMLLPGVDSQLAAEQVAGKILDLMAQPFDLEGRLYHVSISVGLSRFPDDGLDAETLIKHADIAMYRSKDSGRNTFSSFNLSLNKDIAERVLLENDLREALRHDRLELHYQPQWNFSDGSWFGVEALLRWNHPEQGMIPPDLFIPLAEESGLIVHIGAWVLRRAVQQFLHWGQEGTEVGLISVNLSPHQFLQSNLISLIDEVLGESGMPASRLALEITEHAAMPNFQYSVKTLEALRERGIAIHIDDFGTGFSSLSHLRHLPIDVLKIDRQFIDEIPHNQDDLAIVQSILAMAKALKLSVVAEGVETSEQRDFLHQQGCDIGQGYLFSRPLPSWEIGPLLKQQPTTGD; this comes from the coding sequence ATGAGCGACGACCCCGACCTGCAGTCGCTGCGTTCCCAGGCCAGCGAGCTGACCGCCCCACCCTCCCTGAATGAGATAGAACACCTCACGCCGCACCAGATCCAGGGCCTGATGCACGACCTGCGCGTGCATCAGATCGAGCTGGAAATGCAGAACGAGGAACTGCGCAAGACGCAGTCCGTGCTGTCGGCCTCGCGTGACAAGTTCTCCCAGCTGTTCGATGCCGCGCCGGTGGGCTACTGCACCCTGGACGCCAAGGGGCTGATCCTGGAGTGCAACCATGCCCTGTGCCAGCTGCTGGGTCTGGAGCGGATCAAGCTGCTGCGCTACCCGCTGGGCCAGTTCGTCGAGGCAAGCAACCTGAGCATACTGCACCACCTGCTGCACAGTGACCAGGTCACCATGGAGCAGGCCCTGCTCTTTAGCCACCCACAGCGCACCTTGCCCCTGCACCTACTGCTCAACCTGCATCGCATCAGCAACCCGCTGGAGGGCAGCGAGGCCACCTGGCTGGTCGCCCTGAGCGATATCAGCCAGCTGCAGGAGTTGGCCCTGCAACTGAAGATAAAGGGCCGCGCCCTGGAAAGCACCCTGGAAGGGGTGATGATCACCGACAACCAGCTGAAGATCTGCTACGTCAACCCGGCCTTTGAGAAGACCACCGGTTACAGCCAGGCCCAGGCCCTGGGCAAGACCCCCGACCTGCTCAAGTCCGGCAAGCACACCCCGACCTTCTACGCCGATATGTGGAATCGTCTCAACCAAGAGGGCTGCTGGCACGGCGAGGTGTGGAACCGCCGCGCCAACGGCGAGATCTACCCCGAGTGGCTGAGCATCAGCACCATTCTGGGGGATAAGCGCCAGCCGCAGTATTATGTCGGCGTCTTCTCCGATATCTCCCGCGAGGAGAGCACCCGCCGTCGGCTGCATCAGCTGGCCTATTTTGACGGCATCACCGAACTGCCCAACCGCCACCTGTTCATGGACCGGCTCAACCAGGAACTGGCCCATGCGCGCCGTAACCGGGGGGCCTTTGCCCTGCTGTTCATGGACCTGGACCGCTTCAAGAGCATCAACGACACCCTCGGCCACACGGTTGGCGATGAGTTGCTGTTGCAGGTCAGCCGACGCCTGGCCCGTACCCTGCGCGAGAACGACACCGTGGCGCGCATGGGCGGTGATGAGTTCCTCATGCTGCTGCCGGGGGTGGACAGCCAGCTGGCGGCGGAGCAGGTGGCCGGCAAGATCCTCGACCTGATGGCCCAGCCCTTCGATCTGGAGGGACGACTGTACCATGTCAGTATCAGCGTCGGCCTCAGTCGCTTTCCCGATGACGGGCTGGATGCCGAGACCCTGATCAAACATGCCGACATCGCCATGTATCGGTCCAAGGACAGTGGCCGTAACACCTTCAGTAGCTTCAACCTGAGCCTGAACAAGGACATCGCCGAACGGGTACTGCTGGAAAACGACCTGCGCGAGGCCCTCAGGCACGACCGCCTGGAGCTGCATTACCAACCCCAGTGGAACTTCAGCGACGGCAGCTGGTTTGGGGTAGAGGCCCTGCTGCGCTGGAATCACCCGGAACAGGGCATGATCCCGCCCGACCTGTTCATCCCCCTGGCCGAGGAGAGCGGCCTGATCGTACACATCGGGGCCTGGGTGCTGCGCCGGGCGGTACAACAGTTTCTGCACTGGGGTCAGGAGGGCACAGAGGTCGGTCTGATCTCGGTCAACCTCTCGCCCCACCAGTTCCTGCAGAGCAACCTGATCAGCCTCATCGACGAGGTGCTGGGCGAGAGCGGCATGCCCGCCAGCCGACTTGCTCTGGAGATCACCGAACATGCCGCCATGCCCAACTTTCAGTACAGCGTGAAGACCCTGGAGGCCCTGCGCGAGCGAGGCATCGCCATCCATATCGACGACTTCGGCACCGGTTTTTCGTCTTTGAGCCACCTGCGCCACCTGCCCATCGACGTGCTCAAGATCGACCGCCAGTTCATCGACGAGATCCCGCACAACCAGGACGACCTGGCCATAGTCCAATCCATCCTGGCCATGGCCAAGGCGCTCAAGCTCAGCGTCGTCGCCGAGGGGGTAGAGACCTCGGAGCAAAGGGACTTCCTCCACCAACAGGGCTGCGACATAGGCCAGGGCTACCTCTTCTCCCGCCCCCTGCCCAGCTGGGAAATCGGCCCCTTGTTGAAACAGCAGCCGACCACGGGGGACTGA